From Styela clava chromosome 6, kaStyClav1.hap1.2, whole genome shotgun sequence, one genomic window encodes:
- the LOC120331054 gene encoding ketohexokinase-like isoform X2, which translates to MSSLSLYWQRGGNAANTCTVLSILGSKTKFIGSAPTMNSDDLPWGLDASRFALQGLEKYGVDISDVHHWDCVDFPTSSVIVNKQNGSRTIMHFRGDLPELNVEAFQNLDLGDHAWFHFEGRPNIDVIISAMNMIVDYNESRSETEKISMSVELEKPHVTNLFSIAKLADLVFVSTDYAKFLGYTTAIECVEGIKNMVSNGTEIVCTWGSSGAAFGINTVGDVSTMVPAIPPDRVVDTIGAGDSFIAGVIHARSQGHPLDKSVQFGCRVAEKKISNCGFDHMKGFKPPI; encoded by the exons ATGTC ATCACTGTCGCTCTATTGGCAAAGAGGAGGTAATGCAGCCAATACTTGTACTGTACTTTCCATTCTTGGgtccaaaacaaaatttattggaaGTGCACCAACTATGAATAGTGATGATTTGCCTTGGGGTCTTGATGCCTCTAG atttGCTTTGCAGGGGTTGGAAAAATATGGTGTTGATATTAGTGATGTTCATCACTGGGATTGCGTAGATTTTCCAACTTCTTCTGTTATTGTGAATAAACAAAATGGTTCAAGGACAATAATGCATTTTAGAGG AGATCTTCCAGAATTAAATGTTGAAGCTTTCCAAAATTTGGATCTGGGAGATCATGCATGGTTTCACTTTGAG GGTCGACCCAACATTGATGTCATTATTTCTGCCATGAATATGATTGTTGATTACAATGAAAGCAGATCTGAAACTGAGAAAATTAGTATGTCTGTTGAATTAGAAAAACCCCACGTGACTAATTTGTTTAGCATCGCAAAGCTGGCTGATTTG GTTTTTGTTAGTACTGATTATGCTAAATTCTTGGGTTACACAACCGCCATAGAATGTGTTGAAGGAATAAAGAATATGGTTTCAAACGG GACAGAAATTGTGTGTACATGGGGAAGTTCTGGTGCAGCATTTGGAATAAATACAGTTGGGGATGTTTCTACTATGGTACCTGCCATTCCACCCGATAGAGTTGTTGACACAATCGGAGCTGGTGATTCTTTTATTGCAGGAGTGATCCATGCAAGATCACAAGGGCATCCCTTGGATAAGAGTGTTCAATTTGGATGCAGAGTAGCGgaaaagaaaatatcaaattgtggTTTTGATCATATGAAGGGATTCAAACCTCCCATTTga
- the LOC120331054 gene encoding ketohexokinase-like isoform X1, which translates to MLTMEDSKTSLTGFVACVGLVCVDIVNTCSKFPSEDSDQRSLSLYWQRGGNAANTCTVLSILGSKTKFIGSAPTMNSDDLPWGLDASRFALQGLEKYGVDISDVHHWDCVDFPTSSVIVNKQNGSRTIMHFRGDLPELNVEAFQNLDLGDHAWFHFEGRPNIDVIISAMNMIVDYNESRSETEKISMSVELEKPHVTNLFSIAKLADLVFVSTDYAKFLGYTTAIECVEGIKNMVSNGTEIVCTWGSSGAAFGINTVGDVSTMVPAIPPDRVVDTIGAGDSFIAGVIHARSQGHPLDKSVQFGCRVAEKKISNCGFDHMKGFKPPI; encoded by the exons ATGTTGACCATGGAAGATTCTAAGACGAGTTTGACGGGATTTGTCGCATGTGTTGGCCTCGTGTGTGTCGATATAGTGAATACTTGTTCGAAATTTCCTTCAGAAGATAGTGATCAGAG ATCACTGTCGCTCTATTGGCAAAGAGGAGGTAATGCAGCCAATACTTGTACTGTACTTTCCATTCTTGGgtccaaaacaaaatttattggaaGTGCACCAACTATGAATAGTGATGATTTGCCTTGGGGTCTTGATGCCTCTAG atttGCTTTGCAGGGGTTGGAAAAATATGGTGTTGATATTAGTGATGTTCATCACTGGGATTGCGTAGATTTTCCAACTTCTTCTGTTATTGTGAATAAACAAAATGGTTCAAGGACAATAATGCATTTTAGAGG AGATCTTCCAGAATTAAATGTTGAAGCTTTCCAAAATTTGGATCTGGGAGATCATGCATGGTTTCACTTTGAG GGTCGACCCAACATTGATGTCATTATTTCTGCCATGAATATGATTGTTGATTACAATGAAAGCAGATCTGAAACTGAGAAAATTAGTATGTCTGTTGAATTAGAAAAACCCCACGTGACTAATTTGTTTAGCATCGCAAAGCTGGCTGATTTG GTTTTTGTTAGTACTGATTATGCTAAATTCTTGGGTTACACAACCGCCATAGAATGTGTTGAAGGAATAAAGAATATGGTTTCAAACGG GACAGAAATTGTGTGTACATGGGGAAGTTCTGGTGCAGCATTTGGAATAAATACAGTTGGGGATGTTTCTACTATGGTACCTGCCATTCCACCCGATAGAGTTGTTGACACAATCGGAGCTGGTGATTCTTTTATTGCAGGAGTGATCCATGCAAGATCACAAGGGCATCCCTTGGATAAGAGTGTTCAATTTGGATGCAGAGTAGCGgaaaagaaaatatcaaattgtggTTTTGATCATATGAAGGGATTCAAACCTCCCATTTga
- the LOC144424424 gene encoding uncharacterized protein LOC144424424: MDKKIDELKHKLDLMEARITNNLKIEIKAIVEESIKDLLEDSINEHDKKMTTLIDESVLNNTQLITERLEAMFHQSDAMMSKVDSLVEDLNGIHVVNSTLQHDVQAVKASQDFISADFEIQKSHLNDLHKKVEELSASNNALKALVSALQNRFDKDLEDLAQYVRRENIEFHGIPYKEGEKTDEIIIKIGKLLNINVERLDISVSHRLLRRDKSKIPPIIVRFTNRNKRNEFIDKKRSTSSIASFGIPGMKSLYINENLTDYRNNLLYTARMSKKDNKYERLWTTNGNIYMRKNKDAPRVPIRKLADIENLK; the protein is encoded by the coding sequence ATGGACAAGAAAATTGATGAACTCAAACACAAGTTGGACCTGATGGAAGCAAGGATCACCAATAACCTAAAAATCGAGATCAAAGCCATTGTTGAAGAAAGCATTAAAGACCTGCTTGAAGACTCCATTAATGAACATGATAAAAAAATGACAACCCTGATAGATGAATCCGTTTTAAATAATACCCAGCTAATAACTGAACGATTGGAAGCCATGTTTCATCAGAGTGATGCCATGATGAGCAAAGTGGATTCTCTTGTCGAAGATTTAAATGGTATTCATGTTGTTAACTCTACTCTCCAACATGATGTTCAGGCTGTGAAAGCAAGTCAGGATTTTATCAGTGCAGactttgaaattcaaaaaagcCATTTAAATGATCTTCACAAAAAAGTCGAAGAGCTATCAGCCTCCAATAATGCTCTTAAAGCTTTAGTTTCTGCCCTCCAAAATAGATTCGACAAGGACCTCGAAGATCTAGCACAATATGTAAGAcgtgaaaatattgaatttcacGGTATTCCATACAAAGAGGGTGAAAAAACTGATGAAATCATCATTAAAATTGGCAAACTGTTGAATATTAATGTGGAGAGACTGGACATATCTGTATCCCATAGACTGCTCCGacgagacaaatctaaaatccCACCGATCATCGTTAGATTCACCAACAGGAATAAGAGAAATGAATTCATTGACAAAAAGCGTTCTACATCCAGCATAGCAAGTTTTGGAATACCTGGCATGAAATCTCTTTACATAAATGAAAACTTAACCGATTACAGGAACAATTTACTATATACTGCTCGTATGTCGAAAAAGGATAACAAATACGAACGACTCTGGACCACTAATGGTAACATTTACATGCGGAAGAATAAAGATGCCCCGAGAGTTCCAATTAGAAAGTTAGCCGACATCGAAAATCTGAAATAA